Proteins encoded together in one Actinomycetes bacterium window:
- a CDS encoding SAM-dependent methyltransferase, with translation MLSLVNLLQGKRKVTSLPNSKIDPASFRDPSGFLFTHNGKIYRQINNIYKPNYDLLMESGLYGRLTGLGLMISHREVDIEAPKPQAAYKIIEPEPIPFVSYPYEWCFGQLKDAAVTTFSIQKTAMDYGMTLKDCSAYNIQFRGCKPVFIDTLSFGKYTPGQIWVPYMQACQHFIATLALMSYKDVRLNKLLRVYLDGIPLDLASSLLPFTTRLNFSLLSHIHLHSKSQKHFGGKKIEVGKRKISRMAFMGLIDSLQTLVERMQVRGLGTEWAQYYQDTNYSEKAFNHKHKIVEEMLATTNTGILWDFGANDGLFSRIGSNQKIYTLSMDIDYGAVEKNYSRGKQSNEDFILPLIMDLSNPSPGIGWKNEERKPLITRGPADTVLALALIHHLAISNNLPLGKIASFFSHCCRYLIIEFIPKDDSQVQRLLATRKDIFTDYHQQAFEQEFSHYFKIQKVESVTDSKRTLYLMEKREGQK, from the coding sequence ATGCTTTCTTTAGTAAATCTTCTACAGGGGAAAAGAAAGGTGACCAGCCTCCCAAACAGTAAAATAGATCCTGCATCTTTCAGGGATCCCAGCGGGTTTCTATTTACACATAATGGAAAAATCTACCGCCAAATAAATAACATCTACAAGCCGAACTATGATTTGCTGATGGAGTCAGGCCTTTACGGCCGGCTTACCGGACTGGGTTTGATGATCTCTCACCGGGAAGTGGACATAGAAGCCCCAAAACCCCAGGCAGCCTATAAGATAATAGAGCCGGAGCCCATTCCTTTTGTATCCTATCCTTATGAATGGTGTTTTGGTCAGCTAAAGGATGCAGCTGTTACCACCTTTAGTATACAGAAAACAGCCATGGATTACGGCATGACCCTTAAGGACTGCAGTGCCTACAATATACAGTTTAGGGGGTGTAAACCTGTTTTTATAGACACCCTGTCTTTTGGAAAGTATACACCGGGGCAGATATGGGTTCCCTACATGCAGGCCTGCCAGCATTTTATAGCTACTTTAGCGCTTATGTCCTATAAAGATGTAAGGTTAAACAAGCTGCTGAGGGTTTATCTGGACGGAATCCCCCTGGACCTGGCCAGCTCACTTTTGCCCTTTACCACCAGGTTAAATTTTTCACTTCTTTCACATATACACCTGCATTCTAAAAGCCAGAAACATTTTGGTGGTAAAAAAATTGAGGTGGGCAAACGAAAAATAAGCAGAATGGCTTTCATGGGCCTAATTGACAGCCTGCAGACACTGGTAGAAAGAATGCAGGTCAGGGGATTGGGCACTGAATGGGCCCAATATTACCAGGATACTAATTATTCAGAAAAAGCCTTTAACCATAAACACAAAATTGTTGAGGAAATGCTCGCCACAACCAATACCGGCATACTCTGGGATTTTGGCGCTAATGACGGTTTATTTAGCCGGATTGGCAGCAACCAGAAAATTTATACTTTATCCATGGATATTGATTACGGGGCGGTGGAAAAAAATTACAGCAGGGGTAAACAGAGCAATGAAGATTTTATACTGCCCCTGATAATGGACTTATCCAATCCTTCTCCCGGGATAGGATGGAAAAATGAAGAGAGAAAACCCCTGATCACCAGGGGGCCGGCAGATACTGTGCTGGCTCTGGCTCTAATTCATCATCTGGCTATCTCCAATAATCTGCCCCTGGGCAAGATCGCATCATTTTTCAGTCATTGCTGCCGTTATCTTATTATTGAATTTATTCCCAAGGATGATTCTCAAGTACAAAGGCTTTTAGCTACCCGGAAAGATATTTTTACTGATTATCACCAACAGGCATTTGAACAGGAATTCAGCCATTATTTTAAAATTCAAAAAGTAGAATCGGTTACTGATTCCAAAAGAACCCTATATCTTATGGAAAAAAGGGAAGGCCAGAAATGA
- a CDS encoding DUF4795 domain-containing protein — protein MSKEGYLIGKLNGQIEGWESEINNLRCELDETSDENVKTDCENKIDQLQGKIVEAKEKINSMSKSDRSNIPPHRL, from the coding sequence ATGTCCAAAGAAGGATATTTAATCGGAAAATTAAACGGACAAATCGAGGGTTGGGAGTCAGAAATTAATAATTTGAGATGTGAATTAGACGAGACCTCGGATGAAAATGTTAAAACAGACTGTGAAAACAAGATAGACCAGCTGCAGGGCAAGATTGTGGAAGCAAAAGAAAAAATAAACAGCATGAGCAAATCTGACCGGTCCAATATACCCCCTCATAGGTTATAG
- a CDS encoding rhodanese-like domain-containing protein, protein MKKIFIILILVAICVSISACNKDDDSSLTGTASEVAAEDITEEETMDQPAPDMETATEAEDAVSDQEQNMEEAGSSEILNDQKPVEVVRISVKEVYEDMQEEQPRYFLLDVRTQEEYDYGHLEGAYLVPVNELDQRLDELPQNKPIVVYCRSGNRSARAAEILINNDFKEVYDMGGIRDWIAKDYPIVFN, encoded by the coding sequence ATGAAAAAAATATTTATTATTTTAATTCTAGTTGCAATTTGTGTATCTATTTCTGCCTGCAATAAAGATGATGACAGCAGCTTAACTGGCACTGCTAGTGAAGTTGCCGCAGAAGATATTACCGAAGAAGAAACCATGGATCAACCAGCACCGGATATGGAAACAGCAACGGAAGCAGAGGATGCTGTTTCGGACCAGGAACAAAACATGGAGGAAGCCGGGAGCTCAGAAATATTAAATGACCAAAAACCTGTGGAAGTAGTAAGGATAAGCGTTAAAGAAGTATATGAGGATATGCAGGAAGAACAGCCCCGGTATTTTCTGCTGGATGTAAGAACGCAGGAAGAATATGATTACGGCCACCTTGAAGGAGCCTACCTTGTACCGGTAAATGAACTGGACCAGAGGTTGGATGAATTGCCCCAAAATAAACCAATAGTGGTATACTGCAGAAGCGGAAACAGAAGCGCCAGGGCAGCTGAAATACTTATAAACAATGATTTTAAAGAAGTTTATGACATGGGCGGGATAAGGGACTGGATTGCAAAGGATTATCCTATCGTTTTTAACTGA
- a CDS encoding DUF3048 domain-containing protein codes for MPRLLKHSVWVVAILCLTFIFLTAYGCSSQETVSRQTGRPPAFYPGVIESEENPDTNQQASAAGGRPIAVMVENSFAARPQSGLNLADVVFEVVDEYGITRFVAIYSSNDAPMVGPVRSARPYYAEMAKSFNPVYAFFGTYPECYGYIQNLGLQVLSAMTDRSGNSSITAQAPYWRDWTRNSAQEHTAFMSVAQLRQKAAQLGYPLAGGLPFPYKSDPPPAQRGSVSNITVSFATHAYAPRGFDLKYTYNRDLNTYFRFMGGYPHIDFNTGAQITAKNVVVMVTDITGPLDQYGHMDVRTVGTGTAFIFQDGKAIRGTWERSDVGQPFTYKDGSGRIVSLTGGATWVAMVQGEDKVSY; via the coding sequence ATGCCCCGATTACTGAAACATTCTGTATGGGTTGTTGCTATACTTTGCCTTACATTTATTTTTCTGACGGCCTATGGCTGCAGCAGCCAGGAAACAGTTTCCAGGCAAACTGGCAGGCCTCCTGCCTTTTATCCTGGAGTTATTGAATCAGAAGAAAACCCGGATACAAACCAGCAAGCCTCTGCTGCGGGCGGCAGGCCCATTGCAGTAATGGTGGAAAACAGTTTTGCCGCCAGGCCCCAATCAGGCCTCAATCTGGCAGATGTGGTTTTTGAGGTGGTAGATGAATATGGCATTACCCGGTTTGTAGCCATATATTCTTCCAATGACGCCCCCATGGTAGGCCCGGTCAGGAGCGCCAGGCCTTATTATGCAGAGATGGCTAAAAGTTTTAATCCCGTATATGCCTTCTTTGGAACCTATCCTGAATGTTACGGATATATACAGAACCTGGGTTTGCAGGTTTTAAGTGCCATGACTGACCGGTCCGGCAACAGCAGTATAACCGCACAGGCTCCCTACTGGAGGGACTGGACCCGGAATTCAGCCCAGGAACATACCGCTTTTATGTCAGTAGCCCAGCTCCGGCAGAAGGCTGCCCAGCTTGGTTATCCTCTTGCTGGTGGTTTACCGTTTCCCTATAAGAGTGACCCTCCCCCGGCACAAAGAGGCAGTGTATCCAATATAACGGTTAGTTTTGCCACCCATGCTTATGCCCCCAGAGGATTTGATTTAAAGTATACCTATAACCGGGACCTTAATACTTATTTCAGGTTTATGGGCGGATATCCCCACATAGATTTTAATACAGGCGCCCAGATTACCGCTAAAAATGTGGTAGTAATGGTTACCGATATTACCGGCCCCCTGGACCAGTACGGGCATATGGATGTCAGAACAGTGGGAACAGGCACTGCTTTTATATTCCAGGACGGCAAAGCCATAAGAGGCACCTGGGAAAGGTCTGATGTTGGCCAGCCATTTACCTATAAAGATGGCAGCGGGCGTATAGTAAGTTTAACTGGAGGAGCTACCTGGGTAGCAATGGTGCAGGGAGAAGATAAAGTCTCCTATTAA